In the Catenulispora sp. GP43 genome, one interval contains:
- a CDS encoding amidohydrolase → MNDHGADLVVRAAAIHTLVPGQAPQRALAVRGDRIVALSADPHGLDAWVSARTAVHDLPGATVLPAFDDTHTHLVFAGRSAHDVPVHKARTIAEFLDLIRERAAVTPDGEWIRTTTNWQELNLAERRMPTAVELDRATDRHPVLVKRGGHNDVVNSFALRLAGITEDTPVPPGGVIGRDAAGRLDGRLIDNAQGLVERLVPVDDEARQIDGLRLASGQYAATGIGTVRDAAVFLPDYRILLAARKAGALRVRVRAMIATFGMDSVAQVEDMLDAMEEWRYSADPWLRVWGVKFGLDGGLEAGATEQPYACDHSFFGTLTWDPDVLVEAVEAVVRRGWRVGTHAYGDRAVRVLLDVYERVLRNNPGLPAGTLVMEHGGLAGPEQRARAVALGVPVTIQQPLLHDAAEVEQGFWGPERVAALFPAREWVDEGASVSAGSDFPVGQFGAMRSVWGMTTRQTVIGVQGAEHAVSYDEAVALHTGHAARLSQEENLRGCLAPGRLADFTVWDRDPATCSDQDRRDLNPTHTFLGGTLAWQKDGAAAGR, encoded by the coding sequence ATGAATGATCATGGTGCAGACCTGGTGGTTCGCGCGGCGGCCATCCACACGCTGGTTCCCGGTCAGGCGCCGCAGCGCGCCCTGGCAGTGCGGGGCGACCGCATCGTGGCCCTGTCCGCTGATCCGCACGGCCTGGACGCGTGGGTGAGCGCGCGGACCGCCGTCCACGACCTGCCCGGGGCCACGGTGCTGCCGGCCTTCGACGACACCCACACCCATCTGGTCTTCGCCGGCCGCAGCGCGCATGACGTCCCGGTCCACAAGGCCCGGACCATTGCCGAGTTCCTGGACCTGATCCGAGAGCGGGCCGCGGTCACCCCCGACGGGGAGTGGATCCGCACCACGACGAACTGGCAGGAGCTCAACCTGGCCGAGCGCCGCATGCCCACGGCCGTCGAGCTCGATCGGGCCACGGACCGGCACCCGGTGCTGGTCAAGCGCGGCGGCCACAACGACGTGGTGAACAGCTTCGCCCTGCGCCTGGCCGGCATCACCGAGGACACGCCGGTCCCGCCCGGCGGCGTGATCGGCCGCGACGCCGCCGGCCGGCTGGACGGCCGGCTCATCGACAACGCCCAGGGACTGGTCGAGCGCCTGGTGCCGGTCGACGACGAGGCGCGGCAGATCGACGGCCTGCGCCTGGCGAGCGGTCAGTACGCGGCGACGGGCATCGGGACGGTCCGCGACGCCGCCGTCTTCCTGCCCGACTACCGCATCCTGCTTGCGGCCCGGAAGGCCGGCGCGCTGCGGGTCCGGGTCCGGGCGATGATCGCGACCTTCGGGATGGACAGCGTGGCCCAGGTCGAGGACATGCTCGACGCCATGGAGGAGTGGCGCTACAGCGCAGACCCCTGGCTGCGGGTGTGGGGCGTGAAGTTCGGCCTCGACGGCGGGCTCGAGGCCGGGGCCACCGAGCAGCCGTACGCCTGCGACCACTCCTTCTTCGGTACGCTGACCTGGGATCCCGATGTGCTGGTCGAAGCCGTCGAGGCCGTGGTCCGCCGGGGTTGGCGGGTCGGCACGCACGCATACGGGGACCGCGCGGTACGCGTGCTTCTCGACGTGTACGAACGAGTCCTGCGGAACAACCCCGGCCTGCCCGCCGGCACCCTCGTCATGGAGCACGGCGGGCTGGCCGGGCCCGAGCAGCGGGCCCGCGCCGTCGCGCTGGGCGTCCCGGTCACCATCCAGCAGCCACTGCTGCACGACGCGGCCGAAGTCGAGCAGGGGTTCTGGGGCCCGGAGCGGGTCGCGGCCCTGTTCCCGGCCCGGGAGTGGGTCGACGAGGGCGCCTCGGTCAGCGCCGGCTCGGACTTCCCCGTCGGCCAGTTCGGCGCCATGCGCTCGGTGTGGGGGATGACCACGCGGCAGACCGTGATCGGCGTTCAGGGGGCCGAACACGCCGTCAGCTACGACGAGGCGGTCGCCCTGCACACCGGCCACGCGGCCCGGCTTTCGCAGGAGGAGAACCTGCGTGGATGCCTTGCCCCGGGGCGTCTGGCCGACTTCACGGTGTGGGACCGGGATCCGGCGACCTGTTCGGACCAGGATCGGCGGGACCTGAACCCGACTCATACCTTCCTCGGCGGGACCCTGGCTTGGCAGAAAGACGGGGCCGCG
- a CDS encoding alpha/beta fold hydrolase, with amino-acid sequence MNDSTAPGNVVLVHGGFVDGSGWQGVYDALRADGYNVAIVQNPTLTLDGDVAATHQVIDAMPGPVTLVGHSYGGVVITEAGTHEKVRALVYVAAFAPDKGESVSTLIADPPPGAPVPPILPPVDGFLFLDREKFAESFAGDLPEPQAAFMADSQVPWGLDALNGAASQPAWRSKPSWYLVSQDDRMIPPPAQRAMAERIGATTVEVPGSHSVYVSRPAATADLIKQAARG; translated from the coding sequence ATGAACGACAGCACAGCACCCGGGAACGTCGTGCTCGTCCACGGCGGTTTCGTGGACGGCTCCGGCTGGCAGGGCGTGTACGACGCCCTGCGCGCCGACGGCTACAACGTGGCGATCGTGCAGAACCCCACGCTCACGCTGGACGGCGACGTCGCCGCCACCCACCAAGTGATCGACGCAATGCCGGGCCCGGTGACCCTGGTCGGGCACTCCTACGGCGGCGTGGTCATCACCGAGGCCGGCACCCACGAGAAAGTGCGAGCCCTGGTTTACGTCGCGGCGTTCGCCCCGGACAAGGGCGAGTCGGTCAGCACCCTGATCGCGGACCCGCCGCCCGGCGCCCCGGTGCCGCCGATCCTGCCGCCGGTCGACGGGTTCCTGTTCCTGGACCGCGAGAAGTTCGCGGAGTCCTTCGCCGGGGACCTGCCGGAACCCCAGGCCGCCTTCATGGCCGACTCGCAGGTCCCGTGGGGCCTGGACGCCCTCAACGGAGCCGCCTCGCAACCGGCCTGGCGCAGCAAGCCCTCCTGGTACCTGGTCTCCCAGGACGACCGGATGATCCCGCCGCCGGCACAGCGCGCGATGGCCGAGCGGATCGGGGCGACGACCGTCGAGGTGCCCGGGAGCCACTCCGTGTACGTCTCGCGCCCCGCCGCGACAGCCGACCTGATCAAGCAGGCCGCGCGCGGCTGA
- a CDS encoding AAA family ATPase, with protein MDGSLIGRDRDAERLGDFVAGIPQFGGSLLVVGDPGVGKTALLTAVSHKAEEAGFRVLHTAGHQYRTQVGYIALHQLLSSVPEYRLREDLAAVTGPALDHGAVAEAAVSLITDLSRDCPILLVLDDIQWLDPASTIVLQTMARRLPGTGAGMLCAARTGAESVFAVDGLHELGPLSAAASERLLVRSFPALAPRVRQRLMADAEGNPLALLELPAALTDSQRTASQALPRHLPLTRRLQAAFASRVQGLPAATRHLLLVAALESSGSMQVVRRAVAGRCSLKHLAPAENAGLVVVDDATGRLSFRHSLVRSAVVELSTSEQRRNVHNALAEAHGGSLELRAWHLALACVEPDERVAALLEQVAGIRAARGDGADAVEALVRAADLSPRGTEQARRLAMAAYVGVNLTGRLREVPRLLDAARHSAPEAGSVAAAAATAVYLLNGYGDVDTAHRVLSAAVLSRPEPCEASDTPLVEALFVLLMVCFYGGRPELWSSFDQAMARFASVPDLAALMRAAFGDPVRARPADWAQLDAVIGQLPGTADPVRIVRIGVAAAYADRLGGLEEPLWRTAYGDRAGENVFPAIQALFLLGNHFWFSGQWSQLRRVIADGLDLCELFHYPMPSWPGRFLVACVSAASGDYEGADSVADQLEQWAGPHRAGAARQYAAHIRTLGSLARGDFEAAYDHASSIAPAGSLPSFASHALWVFLDLIEAAVRTGRRGHALAHIEVGRKSGLAEVSPRLRMVLLAGAALAADDDDVCFAGFDEALAVEGADRWPFEQARIHLYFGERLRRGKSSARARHHLNVAAQTFGRLGAAPWADRALQELRACGRPIGVEAQHADSALTPQQWEIARLAASGLTNKQIGEKLFLSPRTVSTHLYQLFPKLGVTSRAALRDALERLNTSHDGSGYPHRPISVEA; from the coding sequence GTGGACGGATCCTTGATCGGCCGGGACCGCGACGCCGAGCGGCTCGGCGACTTCGTGGCCGGCATCCCGCAGTTCGGCGGGTCGCTGCTGGTGGTCGGGGACCCGGGGGTCGGCAAGACGGCCTTGCTCACCGCCGTTTCGCATAAGGCCGAAGAGGCGGGTTTCCGGGTTCTGCACACCGCGGGCCACCAGTACCGGACGCAGGTCGGCTACATCGCGCTGCACCAGCTGCTGTCCTCTGTGCCGGAGTACCGGCTACGAGAAGACCTGGCGGCGGTGACAGGCCCGGCTCTCGATCACGGCGCTGTGGCCGAGGCGGCAGTCTCCCTGATCACCGACCTCAGCCGGGACTGCCCGATCCTGCTCGTGCTGGACGACATCCAGTGGCTGGATCCAGCCAGCACCATTGTTCTGCAGACGATGGCGCGGCGTCTGCCGGGCACCGGCGCGGGGATGTTGTGCGCCGCCCGGACCGGCGCTGAGAGCGTGTTCGCCGTCGACGGGCTGCACGAGCTGGGGCCGCTCAGCGCGGCCGCCTCCGAAAGACTGCTGGTGCGCAGCTTCCCGGCACTGGCGCCGCGGGTCCGTCAGCGCCTCATGGCCGATGCCGAGGGCAACCCGCTGGCCTTGTTGGAACTGCCCGCCGCGCTCACCGATTCGCAGCGGACCGCGTCCCAGGCCCTGCCGAGGCACCTTCCGCTGACCCGCCGTCTTCAGGCGGCATTCGCTTCCCGCGTCCAGGGCCTGCCCGCCGCCACCCGCCACCTTTTGCTCGTGGCGGCACTGGAGAGCAGCGGCAGCATGCAGGTGGTACGGCGGGCGGTCGCCGGACGGTGCAGCCTGAAACACTTGGCGCCGGCGGAGAATGCGGGCCTGGTGGTCGTCGACGACGCGACCGGGAGGCTGAGCTTCCGGCATTCGCTGGTGCGCTCGGCGGTGGTGGAGCTTTCGACCAGCGAGCAGCGACGGAACGTGCACAACGCTCTCGCCGAGGCTCATGGCGGCTCCCTCGAACTCCGTGCCTGGCACTTGGCGCTGGCTTGTGTCGAGCCCGACGAGCGTGTCGCGGCGCTGCTTGAGCAGGTCGCCGGAATCAGAGCCGCGCGGGGTGACGGGGCGGACGCCGTGGAGGCGCTGGTGCGCGCCGCCGATTTGAGTCCGCGGGGAACCGAGCAGGCGCGGCGGCTGGCCATGGCGGCGTATGTCGGCGTGAACCTCACCGGCCGTCTGAGAGAAGTACCGCGTTTGTTGGACGCGGCGCGGCATTCCGCTCCGGAGGCGGGGTCCGTGGCCGCTGCGGCTGCTACCGCCGTGTATCTGCTCAACGGTTACGGCGACGTCGACACCGCGCATCGCGTTCTCAGCGCGGCCGTGCTCAGCCGGCCCGAGCCCTGCGAGGCATCCGACACGCCGCTGGTCGAAGCGCTGTTCGTGTTGCTGATGGTGTGCTTTTACGGGGGCAGGCCAGAGCTGTGGTCGTCCTTCGACCAGGCGATGGCGCGGTTCGCCTCGGTCCCGGATCTGGCGGCCCTGATGCGGGCGGCATTCGGCGATCCGGTCCGCGCACGGCCGGCCGACTGGGCTCAGTTGGACGCCGTCATCGGGCAGCTGCCCGGCACCGCGGATCCGGTGCGGATCGTGCGCATCGGTGTCGCCGCGGCCTACGCCGACCGCCTCGGTGGCTTGGAGGAGCCGCTGTGGCGCACGGCCTATGGGGACCGGGCCGGGGAGAACGTCTTCCCGGCCATCCAGGCGCTGTTCCTCTTGGGCAACCACTTCTGGTTCAGCGGCCAGTGGTCACAGCTGCGCCGGGTGATCGCCGACGGCTTGGATCTGTGCGAGCTGTTCCACTATCCGATGCCGTCCTGGCCGGGCAGGTTCCTCGTCGCCTGCGTGTCGGCCGCCAGTGGCGACTACGAGGGCGCCGATTCGGTGGCCGACCAGCTCGAGCAGTGGGCCGGGCCGCATCGTGCGGGTGCGGCCCGTCAATACGCCGCGCATATCAGGACCCTCGGTTCCCTCGCGCGAGGGGATTTCGAGGCGGCTTACGACCATGCGAGTTCGATCGCGCCGGCCGGGAGTCTGCCGTCGTTCGCCTCGCACGCGTTGTGGGTGTTCCTGGACCTGATCGAGGCGGCGGTGCGGACTGGCCGACGTGGCCACGCTTTGGCGCATATCGAGGTTGGGCGGAAATCCGGTCTCGCTGAGGTGTCCCCGCGGCTGCGCATGGTCTTGCTGGCCGGTGCCGCCCTGGCCGCCGACGACGATGACGTCTGCTTCGCAGGGTTCGATGAAGCGCTGGCCGTCGAAGGCGCCGACCGGTGGCCCTTCGAGCAGGCCCGGATCCATCTGTACTTCGGCGAGCGGCTGCGGCGCGGCAAGTCCTCCGCACGAGCGCGCCACCACCTGAACGTCGCCGCGCAGACCTTCGGCCGGCTCGGCGCGGCGCCCTGGGCCGACCGGGCTCTGCAGGAACTGCGGGCCTGCGGCAGGCCGATCGGCGTCGAAGCTCAGCATGCTGATTCCGCGCTGACGCCGCAGCAATGGGAGATCGCGCGCCTTGCCGCCTCGGGCCTGACCAACAAGCAGATAGGGGAGAAGCTCTTCCTGTCCCCGCGGACTGTGTCCACGCATCTCTACCAGTTGTTCCCGAAGCTGGGTGTCACCTCCCGGGCGGCGCTGCGCGATGCTCTCGAGCGGCTCAATACGTCACATGACGGGAGCGGCTATCCGCACCGGCCGATTAGCGTCGAAGCATGA
- a CDS encoding helix-turn-helix domain-containing protein: protein MSEDREERPATTFAAELLRLRRRARMTLEGLAEGSGVSARAIGGLERGHSLGPQRRTVIALADGLGLGEAERSVLEQLAEAGRPRPVTAPVGWCVPPRPVPDFAGREAELAGLAEFASGSPAGSGAAASVVVLSGPGGVGKTTLAVEAGRRLADARGVALYYVDLRGMDAEPLSVTAALFRLLKALGVGNRDVPDDVDGRSGQFRALLEERPAVVVLDNARDEEHVRPLLPGAGPALALVTSRRLLTGLEGVARLPVPVLDGPAAFGLLSSIIGGADGPRGEGLADLAALCGGLPLALRIIGNRMATRPGWTARQLADRLADSGRRLERIQAGDQQITAAFGMSYDQLSPQARRLCRRLALIPGPDFSAALASVLIGDSLPDTEDLLDELHELGLLTQNDGPRYAFHDLIRLFAGNRLAAEEEPAELAAVSRAMTEWLLAETVTAGRWFEPEHGAAPEDRQHPVDLSTAQAAAAWLQAEGDNWFGAVRIAAEQGWDRQVVDTAEALHWFSDHWHLWEHWHELFSLAVAAAERLGNTVEQATQLNYLSWAQVVRGDHQLSAQTALRAARIAEQAGDLRQQAWGYQYAANALTRPDSATALSYGQQAEKLFIEAGDYEGLAEALKISAVNLIRLRRPREAVEQILQVMEMYRIPQTSAARQLIADFSLITGGLYLAWAYEAIDEEGLAEASYRQALTVADRVELPFQRGDLEVHYARLLNRTGRHDEAVELVEAARARYAAINATGRVARADEVLALWRDPATRHSPPGGGWCEFPAGW from the coding sequence GTGAGCGAAGACCGAGAAGAGCGACCGGCGACGACGTTCGCCGCGGAGCTGCTCCGCTTGCGGCGGAGAGCGCGGATGACCCTGGAAGGTCTGGCGGAGGGCTCGGGCGTCAGCGCGCGGGCCATCGGCGGACTGGAACGCGGCCACAGCCTCGGGCCGCAGCGGCGGACGGTGATCGCCCTGGCCGACGGGCTCGGCTTGGGCGAGGCGGAGCGGAGCGTCCTGGAGCAGCTGGCGGAGGCCGGGCGTCCGCGCCCGGTGACCGCGCCGGTCGGCTGGTGCGTGCCGCCGAGGCCGGTCCCGGACTTCGCCGGCCGTGAGGCGGAACTGGCCGGGCTCGCCGAGTTCGCGTCCGGATCGCCGGCCGGATCCGGAGCCGCGGCCTCGGTCGTGGTGTTGTCGGGGCCCGGCGGAGTCGGGAAGACCACGCTCGCGGTGGAGGCCGGTCGCCGGTTGGCGGACGCGCGCGGCGTGGCCCTGTACTACGTGGATCTGCGGGGCATGGACGCCGAGCCGCTGTCTGTCACCGCCGCGCTGTTCCGCTTGCTGAAGGCGCTCGGGGTGGGGAACCGCGACGTGCCAGATGACGTGGACGGCCGCTCCGGGCAGTTCCGTGCGTTGCTGGAGGAACGGCCTGCCGTCGTGGTCCTGGACAACGCCCGCGACGAGGAGCACGTCCGGCCGCTCCTGCCGGGCGCGGGCCCGGCCTTGGCGCTGGTGACGAGTCGCAGGCTGTTGACCGGGCTGGAGGGCGTCGCGCGGCTGCCCGTTCCGGTTCTGGACGGCCCGGCGGCCTTCGGGCTGCTGAGCTCGATCATCGGCGGCGCGGACGGTCCGCGCGGCGAGGGGCTGGCGGATCTGGCGGCGTTGTGCGGCGGGCTGCCGTTGGCGCTGCGCATCATCGGCAACCGGATGGCCACCCGGCCGGGCTGGACCGCGCGGCAGCTGGCCGATCGGCTGGCCGATTCCGGGCGGCGGCTGGAGCGCATCCAGGCCGGCGACCAGCAGATCACGGCGGCGTTCGGCATGTCCTACGACCAGCTGAGCCCGCAGGCCCGGCGACTGTGCCGCCGCCTGGCGCTGATCCCCGGGCCGGACTTCAGCGCCGCGCTGGCGTCGGTGCTGATCGGGGATTCGCTGCCGGACACCGAGGATCTGCTCGACGAGTTGCACGAACTGGGCCTGCTGACCCAGAACGACGGTCCGCGCTACGCCTTCCACGACCTGATCCGCCTGTTCGCCGGGAACCGGCTGGCGGCGGAGGAGGAGCCCGCGGAACTGGCGGCGGTCAGCAGGGCGATGACCGAATGGCTGCTCGCGGAGACCGTGACGGCCGGCCGCTGGTTCGAGCCCGAACACGGTGCGGCACCTGAGGACCGACAACACCCGGTGGATCTGTCGACGGCTCAAGCCGCTGCCGCCTGGTTGCAGGCCGAGGGCGACAACTGGTTCGGCGCCGTGCGCATCGCCGCGGAACAGGGGTGGGACCGCCAGGTCGTGGACACGGCCGAGGCTCTGCACTGGTTCTCGGACCACTGGCACCTGTGGGAGCACTGGCACGAGCTGTTCAGCCTGGCCGTGGCCGCCGCCGAGCGTCTCGGGAACACCGTGGAGCAGGCCACACAGCTGAACTACCTGTCGTGGGCGCAAGTGGTCCGCGGCGACCACCAGCTGTCGGCGCAGACCGCGCTGCGTGCCGCCCGCATCGCCGAGCAGGCCGGGGACCTCAGGCAGCAGGCCTGGGGGTACCAGTACGCCGCCAACGCGCTGACCCGGCCCGATTCCGCGACGGCGCTGTCCTACGGCCAGCAGGCGGAGAAACTGTTCATCGAGGCCGGGGACTACGAAGGGCTCGCCGAAGCCCTGAAGATCTCAGCCGTCAACCTGATCCGGCTGCGCCGGCCGCGCGAAGCCGTCGAGCAGATCCTCCAGGTGATGGAGATGTACCGGATCCCGCAGACGTCGGCGGCGCGCCAGCTGATCGCCGACTTCTCGCTGATCACCGGCGGCCTGTACCTCGCCTGGGCCTACGAGGCGATCGACGAGGAGGGCCTGGCCGAGGCGTCCTACCGGCAGGCGCTGACCGTCGCGGACCGCGTGGAGCTGCCGTTCCAGCGCGGCGACCTGGAGGTCCACTACGCCAGGCTGCTGAACCGGACCGGCCGGCACGACGAAGCCGTCGAGCTGGTCGAAGCCGCCCGCGCACGCTACGCGGCGATCAACGCCACGGGACGGGTCGCGCGGGCCGACGAGGTCCTCGCGTTGTGGCGCGACCCGGCGACGCGCCACAGCCCGCCGGGAGGCGGGTGGTGCGAGTTCCCGGCGGGCTGGTGA